In Bubalus kerabau isolate K-KA32 ecotype Philippines breed swamp buffalo chromosome 4, PCC_UOA_SB_1v2, whole genome shotgun sequence, one DNA window encodes the following:
- the CCL21 gene encoding C-C motif chemokine 21: protein MAQSLVLSILALVLAFCILQVQGNDGGAQDCCLRYSRKKIPANIVRGYRKQDPTLSCAMPAILFSPRKRSQPELCADPKEAWVQNLMRRLDKPSAPRKPVQDCKKDKGAPKSGKKGKGSKGCKRTETSKGP from the exons ATGGCTCAGTCACTGGTCCTGAGCATCCTTGCCCTGGTCCTGGCCTTCTGCATCCTCCAGGTCCAAG GCAATGATGGAGGGGCACAGGACTGTTGCCTCAGGTACAGCCGAAAGAAGATTCCCGCCAACATTGTCCGCGGCTACCGGAAGCAGGACCCAACCCTGAGTTGCGCTATGCCAGCTATCCT GTTCTCGCCTCGGAAACGCTCTCAGCCAGAGCTATGTGCAGACCCTAAAGAGGCCTGGGTGCAGAACCTGATGCGGCGTCTGGACAAGCCATCAGCCCCACGGAAACCAGTCCAGGACTGTAAGAAGGACAAGGGGGCCCCCAAGTCTGGCAAGAAGGGAAAGGGTTCCAAAGGCTGTAAGAG GACTGAGACCTCAAAAGGGCCATAG